A stretch of Chitinophaga caeni DNA encodes these proteins:
- a CDS encoding flotillin family protein, with protein sequence MDFLLIAILVGVVFIFSLLVALFKRYKRCPSDQILVVYGKVGSGPDGTNSAKCIHGGAAFIWPVIQDYSFMDLTPISIEVNLTNALSRQNIRVDVPSRFTVAISTEPGIMNNAAERLLGLQRQAIHDLAKDIIFGQLRLVVATMDIEEINNNRDKFLANVASNVEAEIKKIGMKLINVNVTDINDESGYIEALGKEAAAKAINEAKKSVAEQEKFGETGKAEADREKDITIQQTLKNRDVNIAETQRDRDSMIAQANKDKAIQIAAANRDEAIGKAEAERDTRIKSSEANAIAVQGENTAKIQIAQSEAERREKEAEASKRAVAAEKIQSAKALEEAYLAEKKAEDARADRERSSQNANIVVSAEIQKQKAIIEAQAEAEKIRERAKGEADAIFAKMEAEAKGMFEVLTKQAEGLDKIVQAAGNSSKDAVLLLIADKLPELVKLQTEAIKNIKIDKVTVWDGGNGQGKDGQTSTSNFISGLYKSVPPLQEMFNMAGMDLPNFLGKEKPGNTQDSQDAEIVADDKQ encoded by the coding sequence ATGGACTTTTTATTAATAGCCATTTTAGTTGGGGTGGTATTTATATTCTCCCTGCTGGTAGCTTTATTCAAACGTTATAAACGTTGCCCTTCCGACCAAATCCTGGTAGTTTACGGTAAGGTTGGTAGTGGCCCTGACGGCACCAATAGCGCCAAATGTATACATGGTGGCGCGGCATTTATCTGGCCCGTTATCCAGGATTATTCCTTCATGGATTTGACGCCTATCTCTATCGAGGTAAACCTTACCAATGCATTGAGTCGCCAGAATATCCGTGTAGATGTCCCTTCCAGGTTCACCGTAGCTATTTCTACCGAACCGGGCATCATGAACAATGCGGCAGAAAGATTACTCGGCTTGCAAAGACAAGCTATCCATGACCTAGCTAAAGATATTATCTTCGGTCAATTACGCCTGGTAGTTGCTACCATGGATATCGAAGAGATTAACAACAACCGCGATAAATTCCTAGCCAACGTTGCCAGTAACGTGGAAGCCGAGATTAAGAAAATCGGTATGAAACTGATCAACGTGAACGTTACAGATATTAACGATGAATCCGGTTATATCGAGGCATTAGGTAAAGAAGCTGCGGCTAAAGCCATCAACGAAGCGAAGAAAAGCGTTGCCGAACAAGAGAAATTCGGGGAAACCGGTAAAGCTGAAGCCGACAGGGAAAAAGATATCACGATCCAACAAACCCTGAAAAACAGGGATGTAAACATCGCTGAAACCCAGAGGGATCGCGATAGTATGATTGCCCAAGCTAACAAAGACAAGGCTATCCAAATTGCTGCGGCCAACAGGGATGAAGCTATCGGTAAAGCAGAAGCAGAAAGGGATACACGTATTAAATCTTCCGAAGCGAATGCCATCGCCGTACAAGGGGAAAACACCGCTAAGATTCAAATCGCCCAATCGGAAGCAGAACGCCGCGAAAAGGAAGCCGAAGCCTCCAAGCGCGCCGTAGCTGCAGAAAAAATCCAATCTGCAAAAGCTTTGGAAGAAGCATACCTCGCTGAAAAGAAAGCAGAAGATGCCCGTGCAGACAGGGAAAGATCTTCCCAAAATGCCAACATCGTGGTAAGCGCCGAAATCCAAAAGCAAAAAGCCATTATCGAAGCCCAGGCAGAAGCGGAAAAAATCCGTGAAAGAGCTAAGGGTGAGGCCGATGCGATCTTCGCCAAGATGGAAGCCGAAGCGAAAGGTATGTTCGAAGTATTAACGAAACAAGCAGAAGGTCTCGACAAGATCGTTCAAGCTGCCGGTAACAGTTCTAAGGATGCCGTATTACTGTTAATCGCGGATAAATTACCGGAGCTGGTAAAATTGCAAACAGAAGCCATCAAGAATATCAAGATTGATAAAGTGACCGTTTGGGACGGTGGTAACGGGCAAGGGAAAGATGGACAAACTTCCACTTCCAACTTCATCAGCGGTTTGTACAAATCGGTTCCCCCGTTACAGGAAATGTTTAATATGGCAGGTATGGATTTGCCCAATTTCCTGGGGAAAGAAAAACCGGGCAATACGCAAGATAGCCAGGATGCCGAGATTGTAGCCGACGACAAACAATAA
- a CDS encoding putative glycolipid-binding domain-containing protein, with protein sequence MKQTTIVWQSNLINTTELVHVEELQDKIVVSGQILGEMDNAPVEAQYQLELKPGWVIQSVKIDWKGNEPFSHHLLKNADGHWSLPNGKVLKEFEDCEDIDIRMTPFTNTLSIRRLQLPVGEPNTMPVLYFHLPEPKISSVLQRYTNMGDGIYKYENLTSDFTSFIEVDESGYVIDYPGIWQRVLPKNPHDRQLDAQRQFSSALISNVSSDHLKLRDNIYKNLVGSWDVTAVNIVPGGEDVTQKGEWIFAWVLEGRAIQDVWIAPKRALRTKDTAGPFNRYGTTIRYYHPELKTWKIFWHNPVSGAYNEMEAGLKDAEIEQTGIDKDGNHLRWIFSNIQENSFEWHAEISYDEGKSWQLEAKFSAKRK encoded by the coding sequence ATGAAGCAGACAACGATCGTTTGGCAAAGTAACTTGATTAATACTACGGAGTTAGTGCACGTGGAAGAACTACAAGATAAAATCGTGGTATCGGGACAGATTCTCGGTGAAATGGACAATGCTCCCGTGGAAGCGCAATACCAACTGGAACTCAAACCCGGTTGGGTCATTCAATCAGTAAAAATCGATTGGAAAGGAAATGAACCCTTTTCCCATCACCTGCTGAAAAATGCAGATGGGCACTGGTCCCTGCCGAACGGTAAAGTATTGAAAGAATTTGAAGATTGCGAAGATATCGATATCAGGATGACGCCCTTTACCAACACGCTCTCCATCCGCAGGCTACAATTGCCCGTTGGCGAACCGAACACGATGCCGGTACTTTACTTCCATCTTCCGGAACCCAAGATATCTTCCGTATTACAACGTTATACTAACATGGGAGATGGAATATACAAATATGAAAACCTTACTTCCGATTTTACATCCTTTATCGAGGTAGATGAATCCGGTTACGTGATCGACTATCCCGGTATATGGCAAAGAGTATTGCCCAAAAATCCGCATGACCGTCAACTCGATGCCCAAAGACAATTTTCCAGCGCTTTAATTTCTAACGTGTCCAGCGACCACCTTAAATTAAGGGATAATATATACAAAAACCTGGTAGGCTCCTGGGATGTGACCGCGGTGAATATTGTTCCCGGCGGTGAAGACGTTACACAAAAAGGTGAATGGATTTTTGCCTGGGTATTGGAAGGCAGGGCTATACAGGATGTTTGGATAGCGCCTAAAAGGGCCTTGAGAACAAAAGATACGGCAGGCCCATTCAATCGCTACGGCACCACGATCCGGTATTATCATCCCGAATTGAAAACTTGGAAAATATTTTGGCATAACCCGGTAAGTGGCGCCTATAATGAAATGGAAGCAGGGTTAAAAGATGCGGAAATTGAGCAAACAGGAATCGATAAAGACGGCAATCACCTACGTTGGATATTTAGTAATATCCAGGAAAATTCCTTCGAATGGCATGCCGAAATATCTTATGACGAGGGAAAATCCTGGCAGTTAGAGGCGAAGTTTTCAGCGAAACGGAAATGA
- a CDS encoding DUF92 domain-containing protein — protein sequence MLTQQNIINLVAIAGIFLLSCFSIYKNKLTITGGIWAALISICILVGLGYKFVILLGIFFLLGTWATSNAKQYKAALQGNTEHPELRDAYQVLANGGVTGLCGLAAWIFPVYGFMLQVMGAASLAAATADTLSSELGTVYGKKFYDIITFKPGQRGKDGIISVEGTLIGFIGAAIIALSYALLKEIYLYAAIVFVAGIFGNYIDSVLGATLERKSIIGNNLVNTFMTASAAFLASLYFLL from the coding sequence ATGTTAACACAACAAAATATTATAAACCTAGTTGCTATAGCCGGCATATTTTTGTTATCCTGTTTCAGTATATATAAGAATAAGTTAACTATTACCGGTGGGATTTGGGCTGCGCTCATCTCCATTTGCATCTTGGTTGGTTTAGGATACAAATTTGTTATCTTGCTCGGCATTTTCTTCCTACTGGGAACTTGGGCTACTTCTAACGCCAAGCAATACAAAGCTGCTTTACAAGGTAACACGGAACACCCGGAACTGCGGGATGCCTACCAAGTATTGGCTAACGGTGGGGTTACCGGGCTTTGTGGCCTAGCTGCATGGATTTTCCCGGTATATGGCTTTATGCTCCAGGTAATGGGTGCAGCCAGCTTGGCAGCAGCTACCGCGGATACACTCTCCTCTGAATTGGGAACCGTTTACGGCAAAAAATTCTATGATATTATCACCTTCAAACCGGGCCAGCGCGGCAAGGATGGCATCATAAGTGTAGAGGGTACTTTAATAGGATTCATAGGCGCAGCGATTATCGCGCTTTCGTATGCGCTATTAAAGGAAATATATTTATATGCAGCCATCGTGTTCGTTGCCGGAATTTTCGGGAATTATATCGACTCCGTCCTCGGGGCAACATTGGAACGGAAAAGTATTATAGGCAATAACCTCGTGAACACTTTTATGACGGCATCTGCTGCATTCTTAGCATCGCTTTATTTCTTATTATAG
- a CDS encoding TetR/AcrR family transcriptional regulator yields the protein MSKAEKTREFIIEKTAPVFNKKGFAGTSLSDITRVTGLTKGAIYGNFKNKDDIALAVFDYNVQQVFMIASSPGDNGKSAVDRLVAIANQYKDQFAGIARNGGCPILNAAVEADDELPVLKEAVKKRIASWKDRFVQIILQGIRGGEIKKHVDPDRYAVIFIALFEGGMMLSKTMGDPVYFHQSLDKMIEIVYTELKII from the coding sequence ATGTCGAAAGCCGAAAAAACAAGGGAATTTATAATTGAAAAAACTGCTCCTGTCTTTAATAAAAAAGGCTTTGCCGGTACCTCCTTGTCCGATATAACCAGGGTGACCGGTCTTACAAAGGGGGCAATATACGGCAATTTCAAGAATAAAGACGATATAGCTTTGGCTGTTTTTGATTATAATGTTCAGCAGGTGTTCATGATTGCAAGCAGCCCCGGGGATAATGGGAAGTCTGCTGTTGACAGGTTAGTGGCCATAGCGAATCAATATAAAGATCAATTTGCCGGAATAGCCCGCAATGGAGGCTGCCCTATATTGAATGCAGCGGTGGAAGCCGACGATGAATTGCCCGTCTTGAAAGAAGCGGTGAAGAAAAGGATCGCCAGTTGGAAAGATAGATTTGTTCAAATTATTTTACAAGGTATCCGGGGAGGAGAAATTAAAAAGCATGTTGACCCGGATCGGTATGCAGTTATTTTTATTGCCCTGTTCGAAGGTGGGATGATGTTGTCTAAAACTATGGGCGATCCGGTCTATTTCCATCAATCCCTCGATAAAATGATCGAGATCGTTTATACCGAATTGAAAATTATTTAG
- the fabF gene encoding beta-ketoacyl-ACP synthase II, with protein MNRVVITGMGALTPIGNNLSSFQDALIAGKSGAAPITRFDASKFKTRFACELKDFDISQFVDKSEARRNDLFTQYALVAVAEAIQNANIDFEKLNRNKIGVIWGSGNGGIGTFEEQVTEYATGDGTPRFNPFFIPKMIVDIASGVISIKYGLRGINYTTVSACATSNTAMIDAFNYIRWGKADMIITGGSEAPITRTGIGGFNAAKALSTNNEEAAKASRPFDVTRDGFVMGEGAGALILESYDHAVKRGANIIAEVVGGGMAADAYHLTGTHPEGEGAYLGMQAALEDAEIQPSDIQYLNVHATSTPVGDISELIAVERLFGNAPNLHISATKSMTGHLLGAAGAIEAIACVTAIQKGLVPPTINTENVEPAYADKMNFVIKEAKPLDIQYAMSNTFGFGGHIATAIFKKI; from the coding sequence ATGAATAGAGTAGTCATTACCGGTATGGGAGCCTTAACCCCTATCGGGAACAACCTTTCCAGTTTCCAAGATGCCTTAATAGCAGGTAAAAGCGGCGCAGCGCCTATTACCCGTTTCGATGCAAGTAAATTCAAAACCCGCTTCGCTTGCGAATTGAAAGACTTTGACATCAGTCAATTCGTTGATAAATCAGAAGCCCGCAGGAATGATTTATTTACCCAGTACGCCCTGGTAGCTGTTGCCGAGGCCATACAAAATGCCAATATAGATTTCGAAAAACTTAATAGGAATAAGATCGGCGTGATTTGGGGCTCCGGTAACGGCGGCATCGGCACTTTCGAAGAACAAGTTACCGAATATGCTACTGGGGACGGCACACCAAGATTCAACCCCTTCTTCATTCCTAAAATGATCGTGGATATCGCCAGCGGCGTCATCAGCATTAAATACGGCTTGCGCGGTATTAACTATACGACCGTATCAGCTTGTGCCACTTCGAATACCGCGATGATCGATGCTTTCAACTATATCCGTTGGGGTAAAGCAGACATGATTATCACGGGTGGATCGGAAGCCCCTATCACCAGGACGGGGATCGGTGGCTTTAATGCTGCCAAAGCACTTTCTACAAACAACGAAGAAGCTGCTAAAGCATCCCGCCCTTTTGATGTTACCCGAGATGGTTTCGTTATGGGCGAAGGTGCAGGAGCCTTGATCTTAGAAAGTTATGATCATGCTGTTAAAAGAGGCGCGAATATAATCGCTGAAGTTGTTGGTGGCGGCATGGCAGCAGATGCTTATCACCTTACGGGCACTCACCCGGAAGGTGAAGGCGCTTACCTCGGCATGCAAGCTGCTTTAGAGGATGCAGAAATTCAACCAAGCGATATACAATATTTGAATGTACACGCTACTTCGACACCTGTCGGGGACATCAGTGAATTGATTGCTGTTGAAAGACTATTTGGCAATGCGCCTAATTTACACATTAGCGCCACTAAATCGATGACTGGCCACCTCCTGGGTGCTGCCGGCGCGATCGAAGCTATTGCTTGCGTAACGGCGATTCAAAAAGGCTTGGTTCCCCCTACCATCAATACCGAAAATGTTGAGCCTGCATACGCAGACAAGATGAATTTCGTCATCAAGGAAGCTAAACCCCTGGATATTCAATATGCGATGAGTAATACTTTTGGTTTCGGCGGGCATATTGCTACGGCAATTTTCAAGAAAATTTAA
- a CDS encoding alkyl/aryl-sulfatase, whose protein sequence is MIKELKIQHLAVLLSICSLFQLACRSPNKPSGNTANNDSSITSANSSKDASQFTEQKQSDLLSYLPFDDTSDFADARKGFIATLDAGEIKDEDGNVVYSMKQYDFIKGNAPATANPSLWRQSEINSINGLFKVTDGIYQIRGFDLSNMTLIEGKTGWIIIDPLISPPTAKAGLDLANEKLGKRPVSAIIHTHSHIDHFGGIRGVVDEKDVKSGKVKIYVPEGFFDEAISENVMGGNTMGRRASYMYGNLLAKDPKGTLGTGLGQTTSVGLSGILDGTDVIRKLGGENRVIDGINVEFIYTPESEAPAEMMFYFPGFKAFCQAEDINHTLHNLYTLRGAKVRNGQKWSHYIDLALEKWGNDVQVSFGSHHWPVWGNEKINEYWKSQRDLYRFIHDQTLRLANNGYTPVEIANMIKLPPALDKKFSNRGYYGSVSHNVKAQYDLYFGWFDGNPANLDKLPPTEGGKKYVEFMGGADNLLSQAKKSYANGEYRWVAEVVNHLVFADPKNMEAKDLLADAYEQLGYQAESGPWRNFYLSGAKELREGVKVLPAPNTAGPDMVKGMSTELFLNYIAMRFKGTDDAAAGMKYNFNIIMPDVNEKAALIVENGTVTPRIGSNLANDVTATLTVNRSDLDKISLGEAKFGDLVSNGTIKINGDQDAFKAFLGALDHFNFWFNIIEP, encoded by the coding sequence ATGATCAAAGAATTGAAGATACAGCACCTGGCAGTTTTATTGTCAATATGTAGCTTATTCCAGTTGGCTTGCCGCAGCCCGAATAAACCGTCCGGGAATACGGCAAATAACGATAGCTCGATCACTTCAGCTAACTCCAGTAAAGATGCTTCTCAGTTTACAGAACAAAAGCAAAGTGACCTGTTATCTTACCTCCCATTTGATGATACTTCCGATTTTGCCGATGCAAGGAAAGGGTTTATTGCAACCCTTGATGCAGGGGAGATCAAGGATGAAGATGGCAATGTAGTTTATAGTATGAAGCAGTATGACTTCATAAAAGGCAATGCTCCTGCTACTGCGAATCCCAGCCTTTGGCGACAAAGTGAAATCAATAGCATTAACGGTTTATTTAAAGTAACTGACGGTATATATCAAATCAGGGGATTTGATCTTTCGAACATGACTTTAATCGAAGGTAAAACAGGTTGGATAATTATTGACCCGTTAATCTCCCCTCCCACTGCCAAGGCCGGCCTTGATCTAGCCAATGAAAAACTTGGCAAACGACCGGTTTCGGCCATTATCCATACTCATAGCCATATAGACCACTTTGGTGGTATCCGCGGCGTCGTAGATGAGAAGGATGTAAAAAGTGGTAAAGTTAAAATCTATGTTCCTGAAGGTTTTTTTGATGAAGCCATATCGGAAAATGTAATGGGTGGAAATACTATGGGTAGAAGGGCCTCTTACATGTACGGAAACCTACTTGCAAAAGATCCCAAGGGAACATTGGGAACAGGTCTCGGTCAAACAACCTCCGTAGGCTTATCAGGTATCCTTGATGGAACAGATGTCATTAGAAAGTTAGGAGGAGAAAACCGCGTGATTGACGGTATTAATGTTGAATTCATTTACACGCCGGAATCAGAAGCTCCCGCGGAGATGATGTTTTATTTCCCCGGATTCAAAGCGTTTTGCCAAGCAGAGGACATCAATCATACCCTGCATAATCTCTATACCCTGAGGGGTGCAAAGGTGAGAAACGGGCAGAAATGGAGTCATTATATTGACCTAGCATTAGAAAAATGGGGTAATGATGTACAAGTCTCTTTCGGTTCCCACCATTGGCCTGTATGGGGTAATGAAAAGATTAACGAATACTGGAAAAGCCAAAGAGATTTATACCGCTTTATCCATGATCAAACCTTGCGCTTAGCAAACAATGGTTATACACCCGTTGAAATTGCAAACATGATCAAGTTACCGCCGGCGCTAGATAAAAAATTCTCTAACAGGGGGTATTATGGTAGCGTTAGCCATAACGTAAAAGCGCAATATGACTTGTACTTCGGTTGGTTTGATGGTAATCCAGCTAACCTGGATAAACTACCCCCAACCGAAGGTGGAAAGAAATATGTTGAATTTATGGGAGGCGCGGACAATTTATTATCACAAGCGAAAAAATCGTATGCTAACGGCGAATACCGTTGGGTAGCAGAAGTTGTCAATCACCTGGTATTCGCGGATCCTAAGAACATGGAGGCCAAAGATTTATTGGCTGATGCCTATGAACAACTGGGTTACCAAGCCGAATCAGGCCCATGGAGAAATTTCTATTTATCAGGCGCAAAGGAATTAAGGGAGGGTGTAAAAGTGCTACCGGCTCCAAATACAGCAGGACCAGACATGGTCAAAGGAATGTCGACAGAGCTATTCCTGAATTACATTGCCATGCGATTTAAAGGAACGGATGATGCAGCAGCAGGCATGAAATACAATTTCAACATCATCATGCCCGATGTCAATGAAAAAGCGGCACTGATAGTAGAAAATGGAACGGTCACACCAAGGATTGGTAGCAATCTAGCTAATGATGTAACTGCCACCCTTACCGTGAATAGAAGCGACCTGGACAAAATTAGCCTGGGAGAAGCCAAATTCGGGGACTTAGTTAGTAACGGCACGATAAAAATTAATGGAGACCAGGATGCATTTAAAGCATTCCTCGGTGCATTAGATCATTTTAATTTCTGGTTTAACATCATAGAACCATAA
- a CDS encoding TonB-dependent receptor domain-containing protein: MKKILLLIGSFCCLFITAAFAQSGGGQATIVGKLLDDQSGKPVEYASVALLKATDSSIVTGMLSQGNGDFSFQAVAPGQYILKIYFIGFRDFYKDVTAKGRVDVGNIRLKTTATALKGVEVVGEKPAFTMQIDKRVFNVEKNIASTGGTAVDVLKQVPSVNVDIDGNVSVRNGSPTIFIDGRPSTLTLEQIPADAIASVEVVTNPSAKYDAEGMSGILNIMLKKNKKMGFNGLVQGGYTSNKSSNAGVDLNLRQGKVGFSLSYNLRDRKFPMKQRMSRKNTDDNGGISYQDQFQEGDYGRRFQNGRIGFDWYIDNRNTFNISQGITAGDFNNTSDLRINEMDEHRSVYQYGLGYNNTYHNFRNYSTQVGYRRTFQKEGQELTADFTYNRSNNKNNSDYKLQYYDLNDQEDNSLFQPEQRYGRGDGNTSYYTGQIDFVNPLNEASKFEAGLRINARKFNNKLNTMGKNFETGDFEFDSSLSNNYHYTEQINAAYVNYAGTIGNFGYQAGLRAEQSFYEGEMVNVKDAAYSIDYPISLFPSVFISQKFKGNHEMQLNYTRRIRRPWFRDLLPNLQYSANSASRGNPELQPEFTNSFELSYLKDFDGKFNVLASVYFRNTNNAITDFYVDTTLNLDGQDRKVVLSYPINADQRNTFGAELTLRNQITKGWDITTNLNIAQTSIDAEGLNNNGFIWFGKINSNTKLPWSMVLQVTGEYESRRIQPQGEDAPEYQIDLAIKKDFFQKKNFTVSLGVNDIFNTDRDLRWTNTSFSETERYRKRVSRELRLNVSWRFGKVDAQLFKKRRGNDGGGDMGDGDGF, from the coding sequence ATGAAGAAAATTTTATTACTGATAGGTAGTTTTTGTTGCCTTTTCATCACTGCTGCATTTGCGCAAAGTGGTGGCGGACAGGCAACTATCGTGGGTAAGTTACTCGACGATCAAAGCGGCAAACCCGTGGAATATGCTTCCGTTGCTTTGCTTAAAGCCACAGATAGTTCAATCGTTACCGGGATGTTATCGCAAGGTAATGGCGACTTCAGCTTCCAGGCTGTTGCTCCCGGTCAATATATATTAAAGATATACTTTATCGGCTTCCGTGATTTCTATAAGGATGTTACAGCGAAGGGGCGTGTAGATGTCGGTAATATCCGGCTCAAAACAACGGCTACCGCGCTGAAAGGCGTTGAAGTAGTTGGTGAAAAACCCGCTTTTACGATGCAGATCGATAAAAGGGTCTTTAATGTTGAAAAAAACATTGCCAGCACGGGCGGTACTGCTGTGGACGTATTAAAACAGGTGCCTTCCGTGAACGTGGATATAGACGGGAATGTATCTGTTAGAAATGGAAGCCCCACCATATTTATCGATGGGCGTCCCAGCACTTTAACATTAGAACAAATTCCTGCCGATGCGATTGCCAGCGTGGAGGTTGTAACCAACCCTTCTGCTAAATATGATGCGGAAGGTATGAGCGGCATTTTGAATATCATGCTGAAAAAGAACAAGAAAATGGGATTTAATGGTCTTGTTCAAGGTGGTTATACCTCAAATAAAAGCTCAAATGCCGGTGTTGATCTGAATTTGCGCCAAGGCAAAGTCGGCTTTTCACTTAGCTACAACTTACGCGATCGAAAATTCCCGATGAAACAACGTATGTCAAGGAAGAATACAGATGATAACGGCGGTATTAGCTACCAGGATCAATTCCAGGAAGGTGATTACGGCAGGCGCTTCCAAAATGGCAGGATCGGGTTTGATTGGTATATCGATAATAGGAACACCTTTAACATATCGCAAGGAATTACTGCCGGGGATTTCAACAATACCAGCGACCTGCGCATCAACGAGATGGATGAACACCGCAGTGTATACCAGTACGGGCTCGGCTATAATAACACTTATCATAACTTTAGGAATTATTCCACGCAAGTTGGATATAGGAGAACCTTCCAAAAAGAAGGACAAGAACTAACAGCCGATTTTACTTACAACCGTTCTAATAATAAAAACAATTCCGACTACAAGCTCCAGTACTACGATTTAAACGACCAGGAAGACAATTCGCTCTTCCAACCGGAACAGCGTTACGGTCGCGGGGACGGAAATACTTCTTATTATACTGGGCAGATCGACTTTGTGAATCCTTTAAATGAAGCTTCGAAATTTGAGGCCGGCCTCCGGATCAATGCCCGTAAATTCAACAACAAGTTGAATACCATGGGGAAAAATTTTGAAACAGGTGATTTCGAATTCGATTCATCCCTATCTAATAATTACCATTACACGGAACAGATCAATGCCGCGTATGTTAATTATGCCGGTACAATTGGCAACTTCGGTTACCAAGCGGGATTGAGAGCCGAGCAATCATTCTATGAAGGGGAAATGGTGAACGTTAAAGATGCCGCTTATAGTATTGATTATCCAATTAGCTTATTCCCAAGTGTCTTCATCTCCCAGAAATTTAAAGGGAACCATGAAATGCAACTAAATTATACCAGGCGCATACGCAGGCCTTGGTTCAGGGATCTTTTACCTAACCTGCAATACAGCGCTAACTCTGCCAGCCGGGGTAACCCGGAACTACAACCGGAATTCACCAACTCTTTCGAATTATCCTACTTGAAAGATTTCGATGGGAAATTCAACGTATTGGCATCCGTGTACTTTAGAAATACAAACAACGCCATTACCGATTTTTACGTGGATACCACTTTGAATTTAGATGGCCAAGATCGTAAGGTCGTGCTAAGTTATCCTATCAATGCGGATCAGAGGAATACTTTCGGCGCAGAATTAACACTGCGTAACCAAATTACGAAAGGTTGGGACATTACTACCAACCTTAATATCGCCCAAACCAGCATTGATGCGGAAGGTTTGAATAATAACGGTTTTATTTGGTTCGGTAAAATCAACAGTAACACCAAGTTGCCCTGGAGCATGGTGCTACAGGTAACAGGTGAATATGAATCGCGCAGGATTCAGCCGCAGGGAGAAGATGCGCCGGAGTACCAAATTGATCTTGCTATCAAGAAAGATTTCTTCCAGAAGAAAAACTTTACCGTTTCCCTCGGTGTAAATGATATATTCAACACGGACAGGGATTTGCGTTGGACAAATACTTCATTCTCCGAAACCGAACGCTACCGCAAACGTGTATCAAGGGAACTGAGGCTGAATGTTAGCTGGCGATTCGGGAAGGTGGATGCCCAGCTCTTCAAGAAAAGGCGTGGCAATGATGGCGGCGGAGATATGGGCGATGGCGATGGGTTTTAA
- a CDS encoding SRPBCC family protein, whose product MENDFRIVIRAPINSSLAWDAITKQLSSWWGGEISGNYAGLNDEFTIRFGKTSKTFRVTGFEAGKLITWTVLKAYIDADRLKEEERSEWEGQELHWSFDEQDGQTSVQLLQVGLRPGIACYELCSNAWTFFIKESLYDFLTKGTGKPYALKPEKV is encoded by the coding sequence ATGGAAAACGATTTCAGAATTGTGATCCGGGCGCCCATTAATAGTAGCCTTGCCTGGGATGCAATTACAAAACAGCTAAGCTCCTGGTGGGGTGGTGAGATTTCTGGCAATTATGCCGGGCTGAACGATGAATTTACAATCCGCTTCGGGAAAACCAGTAAAACTTTCCGGGTAACCGGTTTCGAAGCAGGAAAGTTGATCACCTGGACGGTGTTGAAAGCTTATATCGATGCTGACCGCTTGAAGGAGGAGGAAAGAAGTGAATGGGAAGGGCAGGAATTGCATTGGAGCTTTGACGAACAGGATGGGCAAACCAGTGTACAATTGTTACAGGTCGGGCTGAGGCCGGGGATAGCTTGTTATGAGCTTTGTAGTAATGCTTGGACTTTTTTCATAAAAGAAAGTTTGTATGATTTTTTAACCAAGGGTACGGGAAAACCTTATGCTCTGAAGCCGGAAAAGGTATAG